From the genome of Suricata suricatta isolate VVHF042 chromosome 3, meerkat_22Aug2017_6uvM2_HiC, whole genome shotgun sequence, one region includes:
- the SHC1 gene encoding SHC-transforming protein 1 isoform X2, protein MDLLPPKPKYNPLRNESLSSLEEGASGSTPPEEPPSPSASSLGPILPPLPGDESPTTLCSFFPRMSTLKLANPAGGRPGTKGEPGRVAEDGAGVFGAAAPDLGPLPLPQDMNKLSGGSGRRARVEGGQLGGEEWTRHGSFVNKPTRGWLHPDDRVMGPGVSYLVRYMGCVEVLQSMRALDFNTRTQVTREAISLVCEAVPGAKGATRRRKPCGRPLSSILGRSNLKFAGMPITLTVSTSSLSLTAAHCKQIIANHHMQSISFASGGDPDTAEYVAYVAKDPVNQRACHILECPEGLAQDVISTIGQAFELRFKQYLRNPPKLVTPHDRMAGFDGSAWDEEEEEPPDHQYYNDFPGKEPPLGGVVDMRLREGAPPGAARPTAPVVQTPSHLGATLPVGQPAGGDPEVCKQIPAPPPCPGRELFDDPSYVNVQNLDKARQAGGGAGPPNPAINGSAPRDLFDMKPFEDALRVPPPPQSVAMAEQLRGEPWFHGKLSRREAEALLHLNGDFLVRESTTTPGQYVLTGLQSGQPKHLLLVDPEGVVRTKDHRFESVSHLISYHVDNHLPIVSAGSELCLQQPVGRRPEPGQALSPRRGLSPLPPAP, encoded by the exons aTGGATCTCCTGCCCCCCAAACCCAAGTACAACCCACTCCGGAATGAGTCTCTGTCATCGCTGGAGGAGGGGGCTTCGGGGTCCACACCACCAGAGGAGCCGCCTTCCCCATCAGCTTCGTCCCTGGGGCCTATCCTGCCACCTCTGCCCGGGGACGAGAGTCCCACCACCCTGTGCTCCTTCTTCCCCCGTATGAGCACCCTGAAGCTGGCCAACCCGGCTGGAGGGCGCCCGGGGACGAAGGGGGAGCCAGGGAGGGTGGCCGAGGACGGGGCGGGGGTCTTCGGGGCGGCCGCGCCCGACTTGGGCCCCCTGCCGCTTCCCCAGGACATGAACAAGCTGAGCGGAGGCAGCGGGCGCAGGGCGCGGGTGGAAGGGGGCCAGCTGGGGGGCGAGGAGTGGACCCGCCACGGGAGCTTCGTCAACAAGCCCACGCGGGGCTGGCTGCACCCCGACGACAGAGTCATGGGACCCGGGGTTTCCTACTTGGTCCGG TACATGGGCTGCGTGGAGGTCCTGCAGTCGATGCGCGCCCTGGACTTCAATACTCGCACCCAGGTCACCAG GGAGGCCATCAGTCTGGTGTGTGAGGCCGTGCCTGGTGCCAAGGGGGCGACAAGGAGGAGAAAG CCCTGTGGCCGCCCGCTCAGCTCCATCCTGGGGAGGAGTAACCTGAAGTTTGCGGGGATGCCAATCACTCTCACCGTCTCTACCAGCAGCCTCAGCCTCACGGCCGCACACTGCAAGCAG ATCATCGCCAACCACCACATGCAGTCTATCTCGTTTGCGTCCGGTGGGGACCCG GACACAGCTGAGTACGTCGCCTATGTTGCCAAAGACCCGGTCAATCAGAGAG CCTGCCACATCCTGGAGTGCCCCGAGGGGCTGGCGCAGGACGTCATCAGCACCATCGGCCAGGCCTTCGAGCTGCGCTTCAAACAGTACCTCAGGAACCCGCCCAAGCTGGTCACCCCTCACGACCG gaTGGCTGGTTTTGACGGCTCGGCTTGggacgaggaggaggaagagccgCCTGACCATCAGTACTATAATGACTTCCCGGGGAAGGAGCCCCCTCTCGGGGGCGTGGTGGACATGAGGCTTCGGGAAGGAGCCCCCCCAGGTGCTGCTCGACCCACTGCCCCCGTTGTCCAGACCCCCAGCCACCTGGGAGCGACGCTG CCCGTAGGGCAGCCTGCTGGGGGGGACCCAGAAGTTTGCAAACAGATACCAGCTCCACCGCCCTGCCCAG GCAGAGAGCTCTTCGATGATCCTTCCTACGTCAACGTCCAGAACCTAGACAAGGCCCGGCaagcagggggcggggctgggccccCCAATCCTGCCATCAACGGCAGTGCACCCCGAGACCTCTTTGACATGA agcCCTTTGAGGATGCCCTTCGGGTGCCTCCGCCTCCCCAGTCGGTGGCCATGGCTGAGCAGCTGCGAGGGGAGCCCTGGTTCCACGGGAAGCTGAGCCGGCGGGAGGCCGAGGCCCTGCTGCACCTCAATGGGGACTTCCTGGTGCGGGAAAGCACGACCACGCCGGGCCAGTATGTGCTCACAGGCCTGCAGAGTGGGCAGCCCAAGCACCTGCTCCTGGTGGACCCGGAGGGCGTG GTTCGGACAAAGGACCACCGCTTCGAGAGCGTCAGCCACCTCATCAGCTACCACGTGGACAATCACTTGCCCATCGTGTCTGCGGGCAGCGAGCTGTGTCTGCAGCAGCCTGTGGGGCGGCGGCCGGAGCCCGGCCAAGCGCTTTCTCCCCGCAGGGGCCTCTCCCCCCTTCCACCTGCTCCTTGA
- the SHC1 gene encoding SHC-transforming protein 1 isoform X1 codes for MDLLPPKPKYNPLRNESLSSLEEGASGSTPPEEPPSPSASSLGPILPPLPGDESPTTLCSFFPRMSTLKLANPAGGRPGTKGEPGRVAEDGAGVFGAAAPDLGPLPLPQDMNKLSGGSGRRARVEGGQLGGEEWTRHGSFVNKPTRGWLHPDDRVMGPGVSYLVRYMGCVEVLQSMRALDFNTRTQVTREAISLVCEAVPGAKGATRRRKPCGRPLSSILGRSNLKFAGMPITLTVSTSSLSLTAAHCKQIIANHHMQSISFASGGDPDTAEYVAYVAKDPVNQRACHILECPEGLAQDVISTIGQAFELRFKQYLRNPPKLVTPHDRMAGFDGSAWDEEEEEPPDHQYYNDFPGKEPPLGGVVDMRLREGAPPGAARPTAPVVQTPSHLGATLPVGQPAGGDPEVCKQIPAPPPCPAGRELFDDPSYVNVQNLDKARQAGGGAGPPNPAINGSAPRDLFDMKPFEDALRVPPPPQSVAMAEQLRGEPWFHGKLSRREAEALLHLNGDFLVRESTTTPGQYVLTGLQSGQPKHLLLVDPEGVVRTKDHRFESVSHLISYHVDNHLPIVSAGSELCLQQPVGRRPEPGQALSPRRGLSPLPPAP; via the exons aTGGATCTCCTGCCCCCCAAACCCAAGTACAACCCACTCCGGAATGAGTCTCTGTCATCGCTGGAGGAGGGGGCTTCGGGGTCCACACCACCAGAGGAGCCGCCTTCCCCATCAGCTTCGTCCCTGGGGCCTATCCTGCCACCTCTGCCCGGGGACGAGAGTCCCACCACCCTGTGCTCCTTCTTCCCCCGTATGAGCACCCTGAAGCTGGCCAACCCGGCTGGAGGGCGCCCGGGGACGAAGGGGGAGCCAGGGAGGGTGGCCGAGGACGGGGCGGGGGTCTTCGGGGCGGCCGCGCCCGACTTGGGCCCCCTGCCGCTTCCCCAGGACATGAACAAGCTGAGCGGAGGCAGCGGGCGCAGGGCGCGGGTGGAAGGGGGCCAGCTGGGGGGCGAGGAGTGGACCCGCCACGGGAGCTTCGTCAACAAGCCCACGCGGGGCTGGCTGCACCCCGACGACAGAGTCATGGGACCCGGGGTTTCCTACTTGGTCCGG TACATGGGCTGCGTGGAGGTCCTGCAGTCGATGCGCGCCCTGGACTTCAATACTCGCACCCAGGTCACCAG GGAGGCCATCAGTCTGGTGTGTGAGGCCGTGCCTGGTGCCAAGGGGGCGACAAGGAGGAGAAAG CCCTGTGGCCGCCCGCTCAGCTCCATCCTGGGGAGGAGTAACCTGAAGTTTGCGGGGATGCCAATCACTCTCACCGTCTCTACCAGCAGCCTCAGCCTCACGGCCGCACACTGCAAGCAG ATCATCGCCAACCACCACATGCAGTCTATCTCGTTTGCGTCCGGTGGGGACCCG GACACAGCTGAGTACGTCGCCTATGTTGCCAAAGACCCGGTCAATCAGAGAG CCTGCCACATCCTGGAGTGCCCCGAGGGGCTGGCGCAGGACGTCATCAGCACCATCGGCCAGGCCTTCGAGCTGCGCTTCAAACAGTACCTCAGGAACCCGCCCAAGCTGGTCACCCCTCACGACCG gaTGGCTGGTTTTGACGGCTCGGCTTGggacgaggaggaggaagagccgCCTGACCATCAGTACTATAATGACTTCCCGGGGAAGGAGCCCCCTCTCGGGGGCGTGGTGGACATGAGGCTTCGGGAAGGAGCCCCCCCAGGTGCTGCTCGACCCACTGCCCCCGTTGTCCAGACCCCCAGCCACCTGGGAGCGACGCTG CCCGTAGGGCAGCCTGCTGGGGGGGACCCAGAAGTTTGCAAACAGATACCAGCTCCACCGCCCTGCCCAG cagGCAGAGAGCTCTTCGATGATCCTTCCTACGTCAACGTCCAGAACCTAGACAAGGCCCGGCaagcagggggcggggctgggccccCCAATCCTGCCATCAACGGCAGTGCACCCCGAGACCTCTTTGACATGA agcCCTTTGAGGATGCCCTTCGGGTGCCTCCGCCTCCCCAGTCGGTGGCCATGGCTGAGCAGCTGCGAGGGGAGCCCTGGTTCCACGGGAAGCTGAGCCGGCGGGAGGCCGAGGCCCTGCTGCACCTCAATGGGGACTTCCTGGTGCGGGAAAGCACGACCACGCCGGGCCAGTATGTGCTCACAGGCCTGCAGAGTGGGCAGCCCAAGCACCTGCTCCTGGTGGACCCGGAGGGCGTG GTTCGGACAAAGGACCACCGCTTCGAGAGCGTCAGCCACCTCATCAGCTACCACGTGGACAATCACTTGCCCATCGTGTCTGCGGGCAGCGAGCTGTGTCTGCAGCAGCCTGTGGGGCGGCGGCCGGAGCCCGGCCAAGCGCTTTCTCCCCGCAGGGGCCTCTCCCCCCTTCCACCTGCTCCTTGA
- the PYGO2 gene encoding pygopus homolog 2 — translation MAASAPPPPDKLEGGGGPAPPPAPPGTGRKQGKAGLQMKSPEKKRRKSNTQGPAYSHLTEFAPPPTPMVDHLVASNPFEDDFGAPKVGGAAPPFLGSPVPFGGFRVQGGMAGQVPPGYGTGGGGGPQPLRRQPPPFPPNPMGPAFNMPPQGPGYPPPGNMNFPSQPFNQPLGQNFSPPGGQMMPGPVGGFGPMISPTMGQPPRGELGPASLPQRFAQPGAPFGPSPLQRPGPGLPSLPPNTSPFPGPDPGFPGPGGEDGGKPLNPPASTAFPPEPHSGSPAAAVNGNQPSFPPNSSGRGGGTPDANSLAPPSKAGGGSGPQPPPGLVYPCGACRSEVNDDQDAILCEASCQKWFHRECTGMTESAYGLLTTEASAVWACDLCLKTKEVQSVYIREGVGQLVAANDG, via the exons ATGGCCGCCTCGGCGCCGCCCCCACCGGACaagctggagggaggtgggggccccGCACCGCCCCCTGCGCCGCCCGGCACCGGGAGGAAGCAGGGCAAGGCCG GTCTGCAGATGAAGAGCCCCGAAAAGAAGCGAAGGAAGTCCAATACTCAG GGCCCTGCGTACTCGCACCTGACCGAGTTTGCACCACCCCCGACTCCCATGGTGGATCACCTGGTTGCATCCAACCCTTTTGAAGATGACTTCGGAGCCCCTAAGGTGGGGGGCGCAGCCCCTCCATTCCTTGGCAGTCCTGTCCCCTTTGGGGGCTTCCGCGTACAGGGGGGCATGGCAGGCCAGGTACCCCCAGGCTACGgcactgggggtggagggggtccTCAGCCACTTCGTCGCCaacctcctcctttccctcccaaTCCTATGGGCCCTGCTTTCAACATGCCCCCCCAGGGCCCTGGCTACCCCCCCCCAGGCAACATGAACTTTCCTAGCCAACCCTTCAACCAGCCTCTGGGTCAAAACTTCAGCCCTCCTGGTGGGCAGATGATGCCAGGCCCCGTGGGAGGATTTGGCCCCATGATCTCACCCACCATGGGACAACCTCCCAGAGGGGAGCTGGGCCCCGCTTCTCTCCCCCAACGCTTTGCCCAGCCAGGGGCACCTTTTGGCCCTTCACCTCTCCAGAGACCTGGTCCGGGGctccccagcctgccccccaACACAAGTCCCTTCCCTGGGCCGGACCCTGGATTTCCGGGCCCTGGCGGTGAGGACGGGGGAAAGCCCTTGAATCCCCCTGCCTCCACTGCTTTTCCCCCCGAGCCTCACTCGGGCTCCCCAGCTGCCGCTGTTAACGGGAACCAGCCCAGTTTCCCCCCAAACAGCAGCGGGCGAGGTGGGGGGACTCCGGATGCCAACAGCCTGGCACCCCCCAGCAAAGCGGGTGGGGGCTCGGGGCCTCAGCCCCCTCCGGGCCTGGTGTACCCTTGTGGCGCCTGTCGCAGCGAGGTGAATGACGACCAGGACGCCATCCTGTGCGAGGCCTCCTGCCAGAAGTGGTTCCACCGCGAGTGCACGGGCATGACGGAGAGCGCGTACGGGCTGCTGACCACCGAGGCCTCCGCCGTCTGGGCCTGCGACCTGTGCCTCAAGACCAAGGAGGTCCAGTCCGTGTACATCCGTGAGGGCGTGGGGCAGCTGGTGGCTGCCAACGATGGCTGA
- the SHC1 gene encoding SHC-transforming protein 1 isoform X3 — MNKLSGGSGRRARVEGGQLGGEEWTRHGSFVNKPTRGWLHPDDRVMGPGVSYLVRYMGCVEVLQSMRALDFNTRTQVTREAISLVCEAVPGAKGATRRRKPCGRPLSSILGRSNLKFAGMPITLTVSTSSLSLTAAHCKQIIANHHMQSISFASGGDPDTAEYVAYVAKDPVNQRACHILECPEGLAQDVISTIGQAFELRFKQYLRNPPKLVTPHDRMAGFDGSAWDEEEEEPPDHQYYNDFPGKEPPLGGVVDMRLREGAPPGAARPTAPVVQTPSHLGATLPVGQPAGGDPEVCKQIPAPPPCPAGRELFDDPSYVNVQNLDKARQAGGGAGPPNPAINGSAPRDLFDMKPFEDALRVPPPPQSVAMAEQLRGEPWFHGKLSRREAEALLHLNGDFLVRESTTTPGQYVLTGLQSGQPKHLLLVDPEGVVRTKDHRFESVSHLISYHVDNHLPIVSAGSELCLQQPVGRRPEPGQALSPRRGLSPLPPAP, encoded by the exons ATGAACAAGCTGAGCGGAGGCAGCGGGCGCAGGGCGCGGGTGGAAGGGGGCCAGCTGGGGGGCGAGGAGTGGACCCGCCACGGGAGCTTCGTCAACAAGCCCACGCGGGGCTGGCTGCACCCCGACGACAGAGTCATGGGACCCGGGGTTTCCTACTTGGTCCGG TACATGGGCTGCGTGGAGGTCCTGCAGTCGATGCGCGCCCTGGACTTCAATACTCGCACCCAGGTCACCAG GGAGGCCATCAGTCTGGTGTGTGAGGCCGTGCCTGGTGCCAAGGGGGCGACAAGGAGGAGAAAG CCCTGTGGCCGCCCGCTCAGCTCCATCCTGGGGAGGAGTAACCTGAAGTTTGCGGGGATGCCAATCACTCTCACCGTCTCTACCAGCAGCCTCAGCCTCACGGCCGCACACTGCAAGCAG ATCATCGCCAACCACCACATGCAGTCTATCTCGTTTGCGTCCGGTGGGGACCCG GACACAGCTGAGTACGTCGCCTATGTTGCCAAAGACCCGGTCAATCAGAGAG CCTGCCACATCCTGGAGTGCCCCGAGGGGCTGGCGCAGGACGTCATCAGCACCATCGGCCAGGCCTTCGAGCTGCGCTTCAAACAGTACCTCAGGAACCCGCCCAAGCTGGTCACCCCTCACGACCG gaTGGCTGGTTTTGACGGCTCGGCTTGggacgaggaggaggaagagccgCCTGACCATCAGTACTATAATGACTTCCCGGGGAAGGAGCCCCCTCTCGGGGGCGTGGTGGACATGAGGCTTCGGGAAGGAGCCCCCCCAGGTGCTGCTCGACCCACTGCCCCCGTTGTCCAGACCCCCAGCCACCTGGGAGCGACGCTG CCCGTAGGGCAGCCTGCTGGGGGGGACCCAGAAGTTTGCAAACAGATACCAGCTCCACCGCCCTGCCCAG cagGCAGAGAGCTCTTCGATGATCCTTCCTACGTCAACGTCCAGAACCTAGACAAGGCCCGGCaagcagggggcggggctgggccccCCAATCCTGCCATCAACGGCAGTGCACCCCGAGACCTCTTTGACATGA agcCCTTTGAGGATGCCCTTCGGGTGCCTCCGCCTCCCCAGTCGGTGGCCATGGCTGAGCAGCTGCGAGGGGAGCCCTGGTTCCACGGGAAGCTGAGCCGGCGGGAGGCCGAGGCCCTGCTGCACCTCAATGGGGACTTCCTGGTGCGGGAAAGCACGACCACGCCGGGCCAGTATGTGCTCACAGGCCTGCAGAGTGGGCAGCCCAAGCACCTGCTCCTGGTGGACCCGGAGGGCGTG GTTCGGACAAAGGACCACCGCTTCGAGAGCGTCAGCCACCTCATCAGCTACCACGTGGACAATCACTTGCCCATCGTGTCTGCGGGCAGCGAGCTGTGTCTGCAGCAGCCTGTGGGGCGGCGGCCGGAGCCCGGCCAAGCGCTTTCTCCCCGCAGGGGCCTCTCCCCCCTTCCACCTGCTCCTTGA